The region GATCAGTAAATCCAGATCCGCCAGGTTAAACCGGGGGAGCACCTCGGCGATCATCCGGCTGTCCAAGTGACAGCCCCCTTGGGTATTGATTTGCACCACCGGCACCCCGAGCCGCGCAATCCGCTGGGCATCCATCGCGGTGGACAGATCTCCTTCGATCACCCCCACCCGGTACGTCTCCGCCAGCTTGGCCAGGGTCGCCTCCAAAAAACTGGTCTTGCCTGCACCGGGAGACCCCAACAGGTTTACCACTTTCACCCGGTGGCGCCGGAAAACCTCCCGGTTGGCCTGAGCCTGGGCCGCCTGGTTTGCCATTACGCTTTTATTCACTTCCACAATCATCGTATCCCTCCCCCTCGAGACTGGCCACCGCTACCTGGGTGCCGTCCAAAACCCTGACATCCGTCCCATGGCACTCTGGGCAAGTCAAAGACAATGTGGTGGCAGTATACCTGGCCCCACATGCCTGGCATGCGGCCACAACAGGTACTGTTTCCCACTTCAAGGCCGCTCCCTCATAGGGGGTACCCTGGGTTAGGGCCAGGAAAGCCATTTCCAGGGCTTCCGGCACCACGTTCGCTAAAACCCCCAACCGCAGGGTAATCCCTGTCACCTTTCTGAGCCGGTGCTCCCGGACCACCGGCTCCAGCAGGGAAAGCATCTCTTGCACCAAAGCGAATTCATGCATGCCGCGTCCCACCGCCAGTCCTCGTACTGTGACCGGTACAACAGCACGAAAATATGCAATATTCTGATTTATCTCTGGATCTCAAGTTCGACAGCGAGAGGCGTAATCCTCTAAATTGCACCAGATTCCTTCCCAAACGAGGACACCTGTCACCACCGGGAAAGGCTAGATGAGGATTAGCGGCAATCGGTGTTGACCGCAGGGCTGATTTGGACCGCAGGAGCCGGGTTTCATGCTCGAGCAGGACTCCCCTGACGCCCTGTATGAGTACCGGTTGCCCTATTTAAGATTGGTAAAAGAAGCAAGGTACCCTTCACGGCTGTGAAAGGTACCTTTCGTTGTTGGGAGCTCAGTCTTCTTGCTCGTCTTCCGCCGGAGGCCCACTGCCGTCCCCGGTTTGGCTGCCGTCCCCGGCAGCCTGGTCCATTTCCTGCCCACCGGCCGCCTCCTCCGCCCCATGATCCAGTTTAAACTTGGCAATGACCTGCCTGAGATTTTGACTCATCAGGTTCAGGTTTTCAGCCAGACCGGTGAGTTCTTGCATGGCCGCCGCCTGCTGCTGGCTGGAAGCGGAGACTTCTTCGGCCGCCGCAGCGTCCTCCTCCGCCACGCTGGAAATCCGGTTGATGACATCGGTGATTTTCTGGGTGCGTTCCACAATCTGGTGCTCCGCTTCCGCTACTTCGTTGATGCTGTGAGCCACTTCCCTGACGCCTTCGGAGATCCGCCGGAAAATGTGGTCCGTGGCTTCTACCGCCTCTTTCTGGACCCGGTTCGTGGCCTGGGCCGTCTCCATATTATCCACGGCCTCCTTGGCCCCCTGCTGGATCTCCTGTACGATGCGGCCGATTTCTCCCGCCGCCTGCGCGGAACCTTCCGCCAGCTTGCGTACCTCCTCGGCCACAACGGCAAAGCCCCTCCCGTGTTCTCCTGCCCGGGCCGCCTCAATGGCGGCATTCAGGGCCAGTAAGTTCGTCTGGTCGGCAAATTGGGAAATGGTATCTAAGATATCCCCGATCTTTTGTGTCATTTGATGGAGATTGGTGATGGCCACGGCTACTTTATCGCCGGCTGCCGCGCTGTCCGCCATGGCCCGGTTTTGATTGTCAAGCTGGGCCAGTCCTTCTTCAATGAGGCGCAATACTTGCCCGGTGTGATTCCGCACCGCATTGACTTCCTTGCTGGTCGCTTCCACCGCCTTGAAAATCTCTTCCACCATCTCCGCGGCCTGCCCGGCACCGCTGGCCTGCTCATTGGCTCCCGCCGCCACTTCCTGGATGGCATGATTGACTTGCTCCACGGCGCGGCCCGTTTCATTGATGCTGGTCAGGAAATCCTCCGCCACCTGGGCACTGCGCACGGCTCCTTCCTTGACTTCTTCAATGACCTGCCT is a window of Clostridia bacterium DNA encoding:
- the hypB gene encoding hydrogenase nickel incorporation protein HypB: MIVEVNKSVMANQAAQAQANREVFRRHRVKVVNLLGSPGAGKTSFLEATLAKLAETYRVGVIEGDLSTAMDAQRIARLGVPVVQINTQGGCHLDSRMIAEVLPRFNLADLDLLIIENVGNLVCPAAFDLGEDLKVVVLSVAEGGDKPAKYPRTFLEAEAVIINKIDLLPFTDVDLPTLRGELLKVNPRLEVFPVSCRNREGLSPWYQWLETRLFGSKGEAQPHDV
- a CDS encoding hydrogenase maturation nickel metallochaperone HypA codes for the protein MGRGMHEFALVQEMLSLLEPVVREHRLRKVTGITLRLGVLANVVPEALEMAFLALTQGTPYEGAALKWETVPVVAACQACGARYTATTLSLTCPECHGTDVRVLDGTQVAVASLEGEGYDDCGSE